A genomic segment from Brevundimonas mediterranea encodes:
- the rfbG gene encoding CDP-glucose 4,6-dehydratase, which produces MSLTQVFRGKRVLVTGHTGFKGSWLVFMLRQMGAEVAGLSISEPENDLHAYYALKVSSHLVNPASAIGDVRSIETYREVIDETRPDFLFHLAAQAIVSVSYRDPLDTVTTNVIGVANACELVRTSDSAVTSVIVTSDKCYKNKERLEPYGEDEEMGGDDPYSASKGAAELIYHSYQTSYFNSADAAIASGRAGNVFGGGDWSPNRLVPDCMRDLLNGGSVTIRMPEAVRPWTYVLDILVGYMQLAAALDTDAGRYRGSWNFASGETRTVQEICDSMVAALGRGSVIVDAKATFGKEAGLLLIDPAKANERLGWRTSQSLNQSLKDTAEWYDRQAKGEDMFAYSAGYVANLLKDI; this is translated from the coding sequence GTGTCACTGACCCAAGTTTTCCGCGGCAAACGCGTGCTCGTAACTGGCCATACGGGCTTCAAGGGATCCTGGCTGGTGTTCATGCTGCGCCAGATGGGAGCCGAGGTTGCCGGTCTGTCCATTTCGGAGCCGGAAAACGACCTGCACGCCTATTACGCGCTGAAGGTCAGTTCGCATCTCGTCAATCCCGCGTCCGCCATCGGAGATGTCCGGTCCATCGAAACCTATCGCGAGGTCATCGATGAGACGCGTCCGGACTTTCTCTTCCATCTGGCTGCCCAGGCCATCGTCTCGGTCTCCTATCGCGACCCTCTGGACACGGTGACGACCAATGTCATCGGTGTGGCGAACGCCTGTGAGTTGGTGCGTACCTCGGATTCAGCAGTCACTTCCGTGATTGTGACCAGCGACAAATGCTATAAGAATAAAGAACGCCTCGAGCCCTACGGCGAGGATGAGGAAATGGGGGGCGACGATCCTTACTCGGCCTCAAAGGGCGCCGCAGAGCTGATCTATCACTCATACCAGACATCCTATTTCAACTCGGCCGACGCAGCGATCGCTTCGGGGCGGGCAGGCAATGTGTTCGGCGGAGGAGACTGGTCGCCGAATCGCCTGGTCCCCGACTGCATGCGCGATCTACTGAACGGCGGTTCGGTGACGATTCGAATGCCGGAAGCTGTGCGCCCCTGGACCTATGTACTCGATATTCTGGTCGGCTATATGCAGTTGGCGGCCGCTCTCGACACCGATGCTGGCCGGTATCGGGGCTCCTGGAACTTCGCATCGGGCGAGACCCGCACGGTTCAGGAAATCTGCGACTCCATGGTCGCGGCCCTTGGCCGGGGCTCGGTCATCGTCGACGCCAAGGCCACATTCGGTAAGGAAGCAGGCCTGTTGTTAATCGACCCCGCCAAGGCCAACGAACGACTCGGCTGGCGCACCAGCCAGTCGCTAAACCAATCCCTCAAGGACACGGCGGAATGGTATGATCGCCAGGCTAAGGGAGAAGACATGTTCGCCTACTCCGCCGGATACGTCGCCAATTTGCTCAAGGACATCTGA
- a CDS encoding glycosyltransferase family 4 protein has product MRIVLATDAWEPQVNGVVRTLTRTVAECRGMGHEVEVIEPSLFKTIPCPTYPEIRLALGAEEEIREMLRAFEPEAVHIATEGPIGIATRRICVEWKLPFTTSYHTKFPEYVSARFPIPVQVGYAYMKWFHKPSGRLMVATPTLRDELVEHGFKNVSPWSRGVDTEMFHPHLERIYDQMGGKDWPRPFFLNVGRVAVEKNIEAFLELDLPGTKIIVGDGPARAELQEKYPEAKFLGARFGDELARCFRDADVFVFPSWTDTFGLVILEAMAAGTPVAAYPAHGPIDIIPGSNAGAIDEDLKTACLKCLELDRKVVRAYAEKFSWRASADQFVENLQPYPEPERGRFWRRLRRIARIRKRAAA; this is encoded by the coding sequence ATGCGCATCGTTCTGGCCACCGACGCCTGGGAACCTCAGGTCAACGGCGTCGTCCGCACCCTGACCCGCACCGTCGCGGAATGCCGCGGCATGGGTCACGAGGTCGAGGTCATCGAACCCAGCCTGTTCAAGACCATCCCCTGCCCGACCTATCCGGAAATCCGGCTGGCTCTGGGCGCGGAGGAAGAAATCCGCGAGATGCTGCGGGCGTTCGAACCCGAGGCCGTGCATATCGCCACCGAGGGTCCGATCGGCATCGCCACGCGCCGCATCTGCGTGGAATGGAAGCTGCCGTTCACGACCAGCTACCACACCAAATTCCCCGAATATGTCTCCGCCCGGTTCCCGATCCCGGTCCAGGTCGGCTACGCCTATATGAAATGGTTCCACAAGCCGTCGGGCCGGCTGATGGTGGCGACCCCGACCCTGCGCGACGAACTGGTCGAGCATGGGTTCAAGAACGTCTCCCCCTGGTCGCGTGGCGTGGACACCGAGATGTTCCACCCCCATCTGGAGCGCATCTACGACCAGATGGGGGGGAAAGACTGGCCCCGGCCCTTCTTCCTGAACGTCGGCCGGGTTGCGGTGGAAAAGAACATCGAGGCCTTCCTCGAGCTGGACCTGCCGGGCACCAAGATCATCGTCGGGGACGGCCCGGCCCGCGCGGAGCTTCAGGAAAAATATCCCGAGGCCAAATTCCTGGGCGCACGGTTCGGCGACGAACTGGCTCGCTGTTTCCGCGACGCCGACGTCTTCGTCTTCCCCAGCTGGACCGACACCTTCGGCCTGGTGATCCTGGAGGCCATGGCCGCCGGAACCCCCGTCGCCGCCTATCCGGCCCATGGCCCCATCGACATCATCCCCGGCTCGAACGCCGGCGCGATCGACGAGGACCTGAAGACCGCCTGCCTGAAATGCCTCGAACTCGACCGCAAGGTCGTCCGCGCCTATGCGGAGAAGTTCAGCTGGCGCGCCTCGGCGGATCAGTTCGTCGAGAACCTGCAGCCCTACCCCGAACCGGAACGCGGCCGTTTCTGGCGCCGCCTGCGCCGCATCGCCCGCATCCGCAAGCGCGCGGCCGCCTGA
- a CDS encoding AGE family epimerase/isomerase → MATIYPVIMCGGSGTRLWPASRPSRPKQFIPLAGNRSLFQETVARVIDLTDGSGELVVVGGVSHRKTILEQLEQIGASAVILLEPEGRDSAAAMAAAALWTRRRAPDAVNLFVASDHHIPDDEAFRRSVKEAVSAAVDGRIVTLGVVPTEPSSAYGYIAPSGPALSEVSAFVEKPDQATARRYISEGYLWNSGNFIVRADVLVREILDRAAAVGEAVRTALDQAEIDGPYVLLGSGFTSAPKISIDYAVMEKTSRASVLPVRFEWSDLGAWDSVHASGEGSVGLHILEDSEGCLVRACDGVMVAAIGLKDIGIIVERDAVLVTDLRKSQDVKKVVERLRKLSPQHLDFPRANAPETLDAGAARLTTWLRQAALPVWSSLGQDSTGGFEEVVALDGRHVATSRRARVQARQLQVYAEAGRQGWRGPWKAVVATGLDRLRAAYLRPDGQMRTLLAADGSPLDETATVYDQAFLIFALACVADATHAPQLEVEAAAVRDLLLERADSQGGLTEHGGHPYQSNAHMHLLEAALAWEETGGDQAWAALADRIVTLARARFIDPDTGCLREFFQQDWTPASGDDGRLVEPGHQFEWAWLMARYGRKRADPAVLADAWRLYEAGLKGVDLKRGIAIDAMNIDGGVRSPRARLWPQTEWLKASLILASLSDDGRRALCLEQAARAQRALWRYLTPQGLWHDKMLEGGKFIDEPAPASSFYHIMAAYVQTRETLGTLEPDRIPALRLS, encoded by the coding sequence ATGGCGACAATCTACCCGGTTATCATGTGCGGCGGTTCAGGAACGCGCCTGTGGCCTGCGTCGCGACCGTCACGCCCCAAGCAGTTCATTCCACTCGCTGGAAATCGTTCGCTGTTTCAGGAGACGGTCGCTCGCGTGATCGACCTGACAGACGGCTCCGGCGAGTTGGTCGTGGTCGGCGGCGTCTCGCACAGAAAGACGATCCTGGAGCAATTGGAGCAGATCGGGGCCAGCGCCGTCATCCTGCTCGAACCTGAAGGGCGTGACTCGGCCGCCGCCATGGCCGCCGCCGCGCTCTGGACCCGTCGCCGTGCGCCCGACGCCGTCAATCTGTTCGTGGCGTCGGACCACCACATTCCTGACGACGAAGCGTTTCGCCGGTCGGTGAAAGAGGCTGTTTCTGCGGCAGTGGACGGGCGTATCGTCACCCTGGGCGTGGTTCCGACAGAGCCCTCGTCGGCCTATGGCTATATCGCCCCCTCCGGCCCAGCTCTGTCGGAAGTCTCCGCCTTCGTCGAGAAGCCGGATCAAGCGACCGCTCGACGGTATATTTCCGAAGGCTATCTTTGGAACAGCGGCAATTTCATCGTCCGCGCCGACGTGCTCGTTCGCGAGATCCTGGATCGGGCCGCCGCCGTTGGAGAAGCGGTCCGTACCGCACTGGATCAGGCCGAGATCGACGGCCCCTATGTCCTGCTTGGGTCCGGCTTCACCTCAGCTCCCAAGATTTCCATCGACTATGCCGTCATGGAGAAGACAAGCCGCGCCTCGGTTCTGCCGGTTCGTTTCGAATGGTCGGATCTCGGCGCCTGGGATTCGGTTCATGCGTCGGGCGAAGGCAGCGTGGGGTTGCACATCCTGGAAGATTCGGAAGGCTGCCTGGTTCGAGCCTGCGACGGGGTGATGGTCGCGGCCATCGGCCTCAAGGACATCGGCATCATCGTTGAACGCGACGCAGTGTTGGTGACCGACCTCCGCAAGAGCCAGGACGTGAAAAAGGTGGTGGAGCGGTTGCGCAAACTGTCGCCCCAGCATCTCGACTTCCCCCGCGCCAATGCTCCGGAAACCCTCGACGCTGGCGCTGCACGGCTGACGACCTGGCTCCGACAGGCTGCCCTTCCTGTCTGGTCCAGCCTGGGTCAGGATTCGACGGGCGGCTTCGAAGAGGTGGTCGCACTGGACGGACGCCACGTCGCCACATCACGGCGGGCCCGGGTCCAGGCGCGCCAGCTGCAGGTCTATGCCGAAGCGGGGCGCCAAGGCTGGCGAGGTCCCTGGAAGGCGGTGGTCGCCACCGGCCTGGATCGTCTGCGGGCCGCCTATCTTCGACCTGACGGCCAGATGCGGACCCTGCTGGCGGCGGACGGTTCTCCCCTCGACGAAACCGCGACGGTCTATGATCAGGCCTTCCTGATCTTCGCCCTGGCCTGTGTCGCCGATGCGACCCACGCTCCGCAGCTCGAAGTCGAAGCCGCAGCGGTGCGCGACCTTCTGCTGGAACGCGCGGACAGCCAGGGGGGACTGACGGAACACGGCGGCCATCCCTATCAGTCCAACGCCCACATGCATCTTCTAGAAGCGGCGCTGGCCTGGGAAGAGACCGGCGGAGACCAGGCCTGGGCCGCGCTCGCCGACCGCATCGTCACCCTGGCGCGCGCCCGCTTCATCGACCCGGACACCGGTTGCTTGCGTGAATTCTTCCAGCAGGATTGGACCCCCGCTTCGGGCGACGATGGGCGGCTGGTGGAACCGGGACACCAGTTCGAATGGGCCTGGCTGATGGCGCGGTACGGCCGAAAACGCGCAGACCCGGCCGTCCTCGCCGACGCCTGGCGGCTCTATGAAGCGGGCCTCAAGGGCGTCGACCTCAAACGCGGCATCGCCATCGACGCCATGAACATCGACGGCGGCGTAAGAAGCCCGCGCGCGCGCCTCTGGCCCCAGACAGAATGGTTGAAGGCCTCCCTCATCCTGGCCTCGCTCAGCGACGACGGCCGGCGCGCTCTTTGCCTCGAACAGGCCGCCAGAGCCCAGAGGGCGCTATGGCGCTATCTGACGCCGCAGGGCCTCTGGCATGACAAGATGCTGGAAGGGGGCAAATTCATCGACGAGCCCGCACCGGCCAGCTCCTTTTACCACATCATGGCCGCCTATGTTCAGACGAGAGAGACCCTGGGCACGCTGGAGCCCGACAGGATCCCGGCCCTTCGCCTCTCATAG
- a CDS encoding Lrp/AsnC ligand binding domain-containing protein produces MIDIDAVDRRILRVLQTDGRLSNAELARQCNLSPAACFERVRRLREKKIITGYAAMIDPAKVGRDLLIFVEVLLDRTTGDVFEAFAAAVRSQPEVLECHMVAGGFDYLIKARVGDMDAYRAFLGDVLVRMPGVRETRTYAVLEEVKSTTVLPL; encoded by the coding sequence ATGATCGATATAGACGCCGTCGACCGTCGCATTCTGCGCGTGCTGCAAACCGACGGCCGGCTGTCCAACGCCGAGCTGGCGCGGCAGTGCAACCTGTCGCCCGCCGCCTGTTTCGAACGGGTCCGGCGCCTGCGCGAAAAGAAGATCATCACCGGCTACGCCGCCATGATCGACCCCGCCAAGGTCGGCCGCGACCTGCTGATCTTCGTCGAGGTCCTACTGGACCGCACCACCGGCGACGTCTTCGAAGCCTTCGCCGCCGCCGTCCGCAGCCAGCCCGAGGTGCTGGAATGCCATATGGTCGCCGGCGGCTTCGACTATCTGATCAAGGCCCGGGTCGGCGACATGGACGCCTATCGCGCCTTCCTCGGCGACGTCCTGGTGCGGATGCCGGGGGTGCGCGAGACCCGGACCTATGCGGTGCTGGAGGAGGTGAAGTCGACGACGGTGCTGCCGTTGTAA
- a CDS encoding glycosyltransferase family 4 protein yields MKRICIDGYNLSLSRGTGIATYGRNLLINARELGYGTEVLYGPAAPRNRSNVLNEAALVDAERPPRKLSRKEKISRFKGALTSRFGRVAHSIQPSGEVIWPSRGGGRPAADRFWAAPELFAHASRSLQVYGATTPVVFEGSSEVPPPDVMHWTAPLPVYSKKTANIYTFHDLIPLRLPHTTLDDKSVFMALCENAIKRADHIAVVSETTRQDVMRILNVPEDRVTNTYQSVSLPKSLIERLERDVVMELEGIFDLGWKEYFLYFGAIEPKKNLGRIIEAYLSSGVKTPLIIIGGRAWLDEGETALLNQVKRDGGPNADRIRQYEFMSFPMLVSLIRGAKAVLFPSLYEGFGLPVLEAMRLSTAALTSTGGALPEVAGDAALIVDPYDVPSITRGIQALDADEALRTELVAKGLLQAARFTPEAYQQRLSELYAKVL; encoded by the coding sequence ATGAAGCGCATCTGTATCGACGGCTACAATCTCTCACTGTCCAGAGGGACTGGGATCGCCACCTACGGGAGAAATTTGCTGATCAATGCACGTGAACTCGGTTACGGCACCGAGGTTCTCTATGGGCCTGCAGCCCCGCGAAATCGCAGCAATGTTCTGAACGAGGCTGCGCTTGTCGACGCGGAGCGACCGCCCAGGAAGTTGAGCCGCAAGGAAAAGATCAGCCGCTTCAAGGGCGCGCTAACCTCCAGGTTTGGCCGGGTTGCGCATTCGATACAGCCCTCGGGTGAAGTGATCTGGCCGTCACGCGGCGGAGGGCGCCCGGCGGCGGATCGCTTCTGGGCTGCTCCGGAATTATTTGCCCACGCCAGTCGTAGTTTGCAAGTCTATGGCGCGACGACGCCCGTCGTGTTTGAGGGTTCGTCCGAAGTCCCGCCGCCTGACGTGATGCACTGGACGGCTCCCTTGCCTGTCTACTCGAAGAAGACGGCAAATATTTATACCTTCCATGATCTCATACCCCTGAGATTGCCTCATACAACCTTAGACGACAAAAGCGTCTTCATGGCCTTGTGTGAGAACGCCATAAAGAGAGCGGATCATATTGCAGTTGTTTCCGAGACTACGCGTCAGGATGTCATGAGAATATTGAATGTGCCAGAAGACCGGGTCACCAACACCTACCAGTCCGTCTCTCTGCCGAAATCTTTGATTGAACGCCTCGAACGCGACGTTGTTATGGAGCTGGAAGGAATATTCGATCTAGGATGGAAAGAATATTTTCTTTATTTTGGCGCTATTGAACCCAAGAAAAATTTGGGGCGGATTATTGAAGCCTATTTGAGTTCCGGCGTGAAAACGCCCCTGATCATCATCGGGGGACGGGCCTGGCTCGATGAAGGCGAAACGGCGCTTCTCAATCAAGTCAAACGTGACGGCGGTCCGAACGCTGATCGTATCCGCCAGTATGAGTTCATGAGTTTTCCTATGCTGGTCAGCCTGATCAGGGGGGCGAAGGCGGTTTTGTTCCCCTCCCTGTACGAGGGATTCGGCCTTCCGGTGCTGGAAGCCATGCGCTTGTCGACGGCTGCGCTGACATCCACCGGCGGGGCTCTGCCCGAAGTCGCGGGGGATGCCGCATTGATTGTGGACCCCTATGATGTGCCCAGCATCACGCGCGGCATCCAGGCGCTCGATGCCGATGAAGCGCTTCGCACAGAACTAGTCGCCAAGGGGCTTCTGCAGGCCGCACGCTTCACACCGGAAGCATATCAGCAACGGCTGAGCGAGCTTTACGCCAAGGTGCTCTGA
- a CDS encoding NAD-dependent epimerase/dehydratase family protein has translation MRIVISGGTGYVGARLTSALMAAGHEVAVISRSSGVTEAGPARILYEGESQGLARDLLAWRPDYAVHLAADVRKGHSPADVDALVASNVTFPMHFVNACIEAKVKRFVNISTFSTFSRPDEYSPQTFYAATKRATEDLLTFFHQAELLEVCSLCFYDVYGPGQAHQRFLPALIRSIQSGEAMTMSKGEQEICFLHVDDAVEAVRTALFSDSAWSDSDSNIFTVYGDEVLILRDVPGIVAQAAGLALPEVMPTLPYRPREIMRFAPPYDRLPGWKPNIHFRTGVAAILQGQSTLA, from the coding sequence ATGCGGATCGTCATCAGCGGAGGCACGGGCTATGTCGGCGCACGCCTGACGTCGGCGTTGATGGCGGCCGGACATGAGGTGGCGGTAATTTCCCGCAGCTCCGGCGTCACAGAGGCCGGCCCGGCTCGGATCCTCTATGAAGGGGAATCGCAGGGACTGGCCCGCGATCTGCTGGCTTGGCGGCCGGATTACGCCGTGCACCTGGCGGCAGATGTTCGGAAAGGACATTCGCCGGCGGACGTCGATGCCCTGGTCGCCTCCAATGTGACGTTTCCGATGCATTTCGTGAACGCTTGCATCGAGGCGAAAGTCAAACGCTTCGTCAATATCTCAACCTTCTCGACCTTCTCCCGTCCAGACGAGTATTCCCCCCAAACCTTTTATGCGGCGACGAAACGCGCGACTGAAGATCTCCTAACCTTCTTTCACCAAGCCGAACTTCTGGAGGTATGTTCCCTCTGCTTCTATGACGTGTACGGCCCCGGCCAAGCCCATCAAAGATTCCTTCCGGCCTTGATACGAAGCATCCAGTCGGGCGAAGCAATGACCATGAGCAAGGGGGAGCAAGAAATATGCTTCCTCCATGTCGATGACGCGGTCGAGGCCGTCCGTACCGCCTTGTTCTCTGATTCCGCCTGGTCGGACAGCGACTCGAACATATTCACTGTCTATGGCGACGAGGTGCTGATCTTGCGCGATGTTCCGGGGATCGTCGCCCAGGCGGCTGGTCTCGCCTTACCCGAAGTCATGCCAACGCTGCCCTATCGTCCGAGGGAAATCATGCGGTTCGCGCCGCCTTATGACCGCTTGCCGGGTTGGAAGCCGAACATTCATTTCCGGACGGGCGTCGCAGCCATTCTTCAGGGTCAGAGCACCTTGGCGTAA
- the putA gene encoding bifunctional proline dehydrogenase/L-glutamate gamma-semialdehyde dehydrogenase PutA — translation MTTPAFTPSSLAAWDGLDAHKFRDEREAVAANLARMPLDAAERAAVVAEATALVEHARRSQKKQGVVESFLQQFSLGTREGLALMCLAEALLRVPDEETRDRLIAEKIGSADWASHLGQSDSLFVNASTWGLMLTGKLVDVDDEARSDLPGFLKRIAGRLGEPVIRQAVATAVKIMGEQFVVGRTIQGALKRSNKEGWLCSFDMLGEGARTVADADRYEKIYADAIEAVGKTSKGQGPEHGHGVSVKLSALSPRYEATHEDDVWATLYPRILRLAQIAAKYDINYTMDAEEADRLALSLKLLDRLAHEPSLGGWTGLGLAVQAYQKRGLETIERVADLARRSGRRLMVRLVKGAYWDTEIKRAQVFGRTDYPVFTTKAATDLNYLVCARAMIEASPAIYSQFASHNAHTLAAVRRMARDRGVTVEHQRLHGMGEALYDAAQEAWSDETVIVRAYAPVGGHEELLPYLVRRLLENGANSSFVHALLDERVPASAVAADPISLVEQAPDRHPKIPVPKDMYGDRQNSLGRDYSQAADRDAHARALEGVDREKLTSGPIIGGKLRAGIDAQAVANPFDRSQVLGHVSEAETTDIDAAVEAAANAQVQWDRQGGAKRAVVLRAMADALEADLDRLVALLSREAGKTLNDGVAEVREAADFCRYYAVLAERDFTAPETLKGPTGETNQLFLHGRGVFACISPWNFPLAIFTGQIAAALAAGNAVLAKPAEQTPLIAAEAVRLYQKAGLNPDLLALVPGRGETVGVALVTHPGIDGVAFTGGTDTAAAINRSIAARPAAIIPFIAETGGLNGMFIDTTALKEQVIDDVIQSAFGSAGQRCSALRVLYVPKDSADALIEGLKGALAVQTVGDPADPKTDIGPVIDPESRRALETHVERLSKEAKIIARAGLPLRAEKGDLFAPTIAEIPTPDFLEREVFGPILHIYRYNSADLKTVAGKLAARGYGLTLGVHSRIEAFATEVIDLVPAGNVYVNRSITGAVVGVQPFGGEGLSGTGPKAGGPNSLIRYAAEKAISVNIAAQGGDPALLNL, via the coding sequence ATGACCACCCCCGCCTTCACGCCTTCGAGCCTGGCCGCCTGGGACGGTCTGGACGCGCATAAGTTCCGCGATGAGCGTGAAGCCGTCGCCGCCAACCTGGCCCGCATGCCACTGGACGCCGCTGAGCGCGCCGCCGTGGTCGCGGAAGCCACCGCCCTGGTCGAACACGCCCGCCGCAGTCAGAAGAAACAGGGGGTGGTGGAAAGCTTCCTGCAGCAGTTCAGCCTTGGCACCCGCGAGGGTCTGGCCTTGATGTGCCTCGCCGAAGCCCTGCTGCGCGTGCCGGACGAGGAAACCCGCGACCGTCTGATCGCCGAGAAGATCGGCTCGGCCGATTGGGCCAGCCATCTGGGCCAGTCCGACAGCCTGTTCGTCAACGCCTCGACCTGGGGCCTGATGCTGACCGGCAAGCTGGTCGATGTGGACGACGAGGCGCGCAGCGACCTGCCCGGCTTCCTGAAGCGGATCGCCGGGCGACTGGGCGAGCCGGTCATCCGCCAGGCGGTGGCCACAGCCGTCAAGATCATGGGCGAACAGTTCGTCGTCGGCCGCACCATCCAGGGCGCGCTGAAGCGGTCGAACAAGGAAGGCTGGCTGTGCAGCTTCGACATGCTGGGCGAGGGCGCCCGCACCGTCGCCGACGCTGACCGCTACGAGAAGATCTACGCCGACGCCATCGAGGCCGTCGGCAAGACGTCGAAAGGCCAAGGCCCCGAGCACGGTCACGGCGTGTCGGTGAAACTGTCGGCCCTGTCACCCCGCTATGAGGCGACGCACGAGGACGACGTGTGGGCGACCCTGTATCCCCGTATCCTGCGCCTGGCCCAGATCGCGGCAAAGTACGACATCAACTATACGATGGACGCCGAAGAGGCGGACCGTCTGGCCCTGTCGCTGAAACTGCTGGACCGGCTGGCGCACGAGCCCAGCCTGGGCGGCTGGACCGGCCTGGGTCTGGCGGTTCAGGCCTATCAGAAGCGTGGGCTGGAAACGATCGAACGGGTCGCCGACCTGGCCCGTCGTTCGGGTCGTCGGCTTATGGTGCGGCTGGTCAAGGGTGCCTATTGGGACACCGAAATCAAGCGCGCCCAGGTGTTCGGTCGCACCGACTATCCGGTCTTCACCACCAAGGCGGCGACCGACCTGAACTATCTCGTCTGCGCCAGGGCCATGATCGAGGCCTCGCCGGCGATCTACAGCCAGTTCGCCAGTCACAACGCCCACACCCTGGCCGCCGTGCGCCGCATGGCCCGCGACCGAGGCGTCACGGTCGAACACCAACGCCTGCACGGCATGGGCGAAGCCCTGTACGACGCGGCGCAAGAGGCCTGGTCGGACGAGACCGTCATCGTGCGCGCCTACGCCCCCGTGGGAGGGCACGAGGAACTTCTGCCCTATCTTGTTCGGCGCCTGTTGGAAAACGGGGCCAACTCCTCCTTCGTCCACGCCTTGCTGGACGAGCGCGTGCCCGCCTCGGCCGTCGCGGCCGATCCCATCTCCTTGGTCGAGCAGGCGCCCGACCGTCACCCCAAGATTCCGGTTCCCAAAGACATGTACGGCGATCGTCAGAACTCCCTCGGCCGCGATTATTCGCAAGCCGCCGACCGAGACGCCCACGCCCGCGCGCTGGAGGGGGTCGACCGTGAGAAGCTGACGTCCGGCCCGATCATCGGCGGCAAGCTGCGCGCCGGAATCGACGCTCAGGCAGTAGCCAATCCGTTCGACCGGTCGCAGGTGCTGGGCCATGTCTCGGAAGCCGAGACGACCGACATCGACGCCGCCGTCGAAGCCGCAGCCAACGCCCAGGTTCAATGGGACCGTCAAGGCGGCGCCAAACGCGCCGTCGTCCTGCGCGCCATGGCCGATGCGCTGGAGGCCGATCTGGACCGTCTGGTCGCCCTGCTCAGCCGCGAGGCGGGCAAGACCCTGAACGACGGCGTCGCCGAGGTGCGTGAGGCCGCCGACTTCTGCCGCTACTACGCTGTGCTGGCCGAACGTGATTTCACCGCCCCCGAAACCCTGAAGGGTCCGACAGGCGAAACCAACCAGCTGTTCCTGCACGGACGCGGCGTCTTCGCCTGCATCAGCCCGTGGAACTTCCCCCTGGCCATCTTCACCGGCCAGATCGCCGCCGCCCTGGCCGCCGGCAATGCGGTTTTGGCCAAGCCGGCCGAACAGACCCCCCTGATCGCCGCCGAGGCCGTGCGCCTGTATCAAAAGGCCGGTCTGAACCCGGACCTGCTTGCCCTGGTTCCCGGACGCGGCGAGACGGTCGGCGTAGCCCTGGTCACCCACCCCGGAATCGACGGCGTGGCCTTCACCGGCGGCACCGACACGGCCGCGGCCATCAACCGCTCGATAGCCGCCCGCCCCGCCGCCATCATCCCCTTCATCGCCGAGACCGGCGGCCTGAACGGCATGTTCATCGACACCACGGCGCTGAAGGAACAGGTGATCGACGATGTGATCCAGTCCGCCTTCGGCTCGGCCGGCCAGCGCTGCTCGGCCCTGCGCGTCCTCTATGTGCCCAAGGATTCGGCTGACGCCCTGATCGAGGGCCTGAAGGGCGCGCTGGCGGTCCAGACCGTCGGCGATCCCGCCGATCCAAAGACCGACATCGGCCCCGTCATCGACCCGGAATCCCGCCGCGCCTTGGAAACTCACGTCGAGCGCCTGTCGAAGGAGGCGAAGATCATCGCCCGCGCCGGCCTGCCGCTGCGCGCCGAAAAAGGCGATCTGTTCGCCCCCACCATCGCCGAAATCCCCACGCCCGACTTCCTGGAACGCGAGGTGTTCGGGCCGATCCTGCATATCTATCGCTACAACTCGGCCGATCTAAAAACCGTCGCCGGCAAGCTCGCCGCCCGCGGCTACGGCCTGACGCTTGGCGTCCACAGCCGGATCGAAGCCTTCGCCACCGAAGTGATCGACCTGGTTCCGGCCGGCAATGTCTACGTCAACCGCTCGATCACGGGCGCCGTCGTCGGCGTGCAGCCGTTCGGAGGGGAGGGCCTGTCGGGCACGGGGCCGAAGGCCGGCGGACCTAACAGCCTGATCCGCTACGCGGCCGAAAAGGCGATCAGCGTTAACATCGCCGCGCAGGGCGGGGATCCGGCGCTGTTGAACCTGTAG